In the Pseudorasbora parva isolate DD20220531a chromosome 23, ASM2467924v1, whole genome shotgun sequence genome, one interval contains:
- the pptc7b gene encoding protein phosphatase PTC7 homolog, producing the protein MLSVLSYGRIVARAVLGGLSQTDGRDYSLITASCGFGKDFRKGILKKGMCYGDDACFIARHKSADVLGVADGVGGWRDYGVDPSQFSATLMRTCERLVKEGRFTPSSPVGILTSGYYELLQNKVPLLGSSTACIVVLDRRSHRIHTCNLGDSGFLVVRGGEVVHRSDEQQHYFNTPFQLSIAPPGAEGVVLSDSPEAADSSSFDVQLGDIILTATDGLFDNMPDYMILQELKKLKNTNYDSIQQTARSIAEQAHQLAYDPNYMSPFAQFACDNGLNVRGGKPDDITVLLSIVAEYTD; encoded by the exons ATGTTATCGGTACTTTCCTATGGCAGGATCGTTGCCAGGGCTGTCCTGGGCGGACTCTCGCAAACAGACGGCAGGGACTATAGCCTGATCACGGCCAGTTGCGGCTTTGGGAAAGACTTTCGTAAGGGGATCCTGAAGAAAGGCATGTGCTACGGCGATGATGCCTGCTTCATTGCCCGGCATAAGTCCGCAGATGTTTTGG GTGTTGCGGATGGCGTTGGGGGCTGGAGGGATTATGGCGTGGACCCATCTCAGTTCTCTGCCACACTGATGAGGACGTGCGAACGGCTTGTGAAGGAGGGCCGATTCACTCCCAGCAGCCCGGTTGGCATCCTGACCTCCGGCTATTATGAGCTCCTGCAGAACAAAGTACCACTGCTGG GGAGTAGCACAGCTTGTATAGTTGTCCTGGATCGTCGGAGTCACAGGATACACACCTGTAACCTGGGAGACTCGGGCTTCTTGGTGGTTCGAGGTGGAGAGGTGGTCCATCGGTCAGATGAACAGCAGCACTACTTCAACACACCCTTCCAGCTGTCCATAGCACCGCCGGGGGCAGAGGGCGTGGTGTTGAGTGACAG TCCGGAGGCGGCAGACAGCTCCTCCTTTGATGTCCAGTTAGGGGACATTATTTTGACCGCTACTGATGGCCTCTTTGACAACATGCCTGACTACATGATACTGCAAGAACTCAAGAAACTTAAG AACACCAACTATGATAGTATCCAGCAGACTGCCCGCAGCATCGCTGAACAGGCTCATCAGTTGGCCTACGACCCAAACTACATGTCCCCTTTCGCCCAGTTTGCCTGTGACAACGGGCTGAATGTAAGAG GGGGGAAGCCTGATGACATCACAGTGCTGCTGTCCATTGTGGCAGAATACACAGATTGA